CGGGTCCAAATCATATGAAACTTACAATTCGAAGGTATTTCTctcaccttatatatatatatatatatatatatatatatatatatatatatatatatatatatatatatatatatatatatatatatatatatatatatatatattacgtaTGTACTGATTTTAGAGGCATGAGAGTTTTGATATATTTTGAATGTGTTTGATTCCTTGTTGTAGTCCTTTACACTGTGATCGGGGGTTGGTATGGTTTGATTCAATCTCGATTGTGTTAGGATGTTCATTAGACGTTTTAAGATAGAAATAAAGGTGAGGTCGGAGTAATAATGGACATCTCTTGGTCCAGCCTATAAGGAGCTGAGATTACCTTCGGCGTTAGTTCTCTGCACAAAAGGTCAATACCAAGAGGGGGATTCTTGGCTCGATCCATTTGAAACTtagtttagttttttttttatgatagcatTGAGTATTTTAGATCTGCCCCCCAGCGTTAGTCGAGGGTTGAGTTTGTACCTCACCCCAAGGGTCGATCGTACGTAAGTTGTTAATGACCATTGATATTTTAGACGGTCTGTTCGTTTGCCCCGGACGATAAGGGTTGACTGTTCTGGCTCCGTGGCGTTTGGAGCTGCTTTGTACGATCTCAAATATAGCTATGCATCGTTTCCAAATCCACTGCATTGCTTCGAGTCTGCTACATCGCTTCGAGATCGTGCTGTGTGTCACATCAACTCTGAGATGTCATGTTGGTTCTGATGTGGTTGTCGATTATCGCTATGGGGTGATATAGAAATATTTCCTATCAAttcttaattatataaaaaagaaaTTTAACAATGTACTAATTAGTCTAATATATAAAGACAATTAGATATgtattttttgagaaaaaaaatgacTCTTTCAAGTATattatttttttgcttttatCGACAAAGCTTCTTTTGTATTCTAATTCTTGAGTAATGtcttttttaagattttttttgaaATCTAAATACATAATATAATGTATAATTTGCCCGCATATGGATAACATGATGCCTCTAATTCATGAGGAGAAGACTCGAAGAACCAATCCAATGTTTGCTtgacccaacccaacccaactcGTGTGACTAACGATGCATGGACCTCCACGATCGCGTCGGTCCAAATCTAACACGTAAATACATGTTAGATTcataaacaaaaaagaataatatAAATATCATGAATGCGAATTCTAAACCAAAGGATCCATTGGACAACTGGTAAGTAGACAGAGACAAAAGATATGACAAATAAGTTTGTAGCTTGATAGAGATTTTATAGATATGACAAATAATTTACGGGTTTCCACCCGTAAATTAATGACTCATATTTTAATCATCTATCAAATATACACCTACCAAAATATTATTCCTCGGAGTTCATTGCATGCCACCTACCAAAATATTAATTGGATTGGACCTCAGCTGGTGCTCCATTGCACCCAAAATTGCTCCTTTCCAAAGCAATATTCCTTGAATGTAACGTAAGTATTGTTTGGTAAGATTATATTTCTAAAGTCTATTAGATagtatatgataaatttatcattctaatatttttattatttatttgaaaagtatatatatatatatgtatataaatgaatgaatgtatataataaataaatagtataatcatataaataaacataaaatatttttttaaaaaaataaataaatacaatttTAACTTATAGAAGACATAAATCATATTGATTCTTAATTAAATACTTTTGGTAATATtatgattttagataatatcataatatactttaattttttttaaaaaaatattaaagttcCACAAATATCAAAATACATATGTATGTTATCTTGAGATAGTATTAGCATCTAACGTTTATAATACAACATTTTTGTCAACTCCAACTTAAGAAATATGTATTTAATattaattcatatttaaaatatacattCTATGATTTCTTAGATCTTAACTTCTTGACATATGTATCGAGTTGCGAttaattatctgttgaatctcgtattttgatgatgaaaccacttgatatgtgtttataatttaaactgcattttgagtgatgcaggtctactcgatcaggattagacagttaacgcaggaggaattgacgttgtgccggaagagatcacgttaggatattggatggctgaacacttcggacgtcgggcatcgggccaaggagagtgaaattgcgccaaggatatcggggttgcggaggtcaaccgccaattgggcaacaaaacgcaagagaggatgatgcaccaaagaatcggactaagtgccaaccaatgacgtgccaggcaacataatgtcaattcgtgttgtaataattgtctagatcggagttaagttttggtttgtgtgtgcaggattaactacgataacgatgaagacataaagcgaaacaaagtgccggagtcaaacacgaaggattcgttgggagttcgagagttcgacggaagtccgaatgttcgtcgggaatgctgccggaactagccgagaatgaatagggagcttgtcgaagggtttttcggaagctcgccggaaggttcgttggaagttcgcggagctcaccgagaaagatcggagcttgccgaagaagctcgttggaactcgccaagatcaaatcgtgaagtctaggagcttgccgggagtccgcagaatggtttccgagagtttatcggaagaccgtcggaagttcgccgtaagaagtcttgacttacagactttgtaatagcttagaaaatgtcttttaattcatagttagtatgttaattagggttagaattaggtgttaatcctataacccaagtaggggccaattgggcccgagttcggactggtttgggccaagtttggagcccaaccagtgagctgaattggcctaggtggtggcaccgcctagactgggcggtggcaccgccagtccactgtcagtgtcagacactgacaggcggtggcaccaccggcctcggaaaccaaagagaattcaaattttggagcccaaatttgaatcctcttgaggcctataaatacacctcaaatctcagctgagataacaaccttttgaaaagcaatagtttgagttaagagccttagaatagtctttgcaagccttgtttttcatattgcttaagtgttcatctcttcccatcttgttgaaaagaattgtaagagtgtgaaccacttgtaaaagttgtaagaggggtattagtccttcccctataagaaatttgctagtggaagttggaagcctcttcgaagaaggcttcacaagtggatgtaggtcattttgaccgaaccactttaaaaactactgcgttatctggtttgcatcctactcttgccatttacatactgcaaacttctctacttagttactacgcttccatacgtttctaagttatcaagcttctaaaatcgatttccgatattgcttttcatcgtatgaaagatttatcaaaaccgaagttttaatccgctgcactaattcaccccccctcttagtgccgctccgatcctaacattatcgAGCATCACTTTTGAGATAATTTTGACAACATAACGAATGCTCAATGGAACAAGTAAAGTTGCTTCGAGCCAAAGATCGATTGTACCTTTTGGCAACATAATGAAAGACGAACTTTTGCATAATGTAAGTGATGAATGAGAGTTTGCCCACTAAGACACGAAGATTGGTAATGGATACCATCAACAAAAAGTAAGCATAAGAAAATTAAAGTAAAAAGACAAAAGTTTTACAGATATTTTATAGCCAACTAATTGGGTAATATTTTATAGACAAAAGTCACGATGAAGGCTCCTCTAATAATTAATTGGgtaatattttaattatctacCAATTGCACATCTAATGAAAGAAGAGGCATCAAATGAAAGCCCAAAAAGTTCATGCATTATGGATGCTTATTGTTTTTGCCTTCTATGATGACAGGTGCAGCCCATAAGCACGAGGAATTATTTGCTTTGAGCGATTTGGATCGAGTGTCAAAGGGTTTTATCCTTTCGGAGGAGCCCGTGAACTTCAAAAGACATCTTGGAGGGTAATAAAGACCCAACAGATTTATGAGCCTttggttcccatactcctcaaTCAACATgagactaaatgatcttatcaacTTCTATTGCTATAACTTTTTTTCCGGTTAATACATTTGAACTTCAGAAATGAGAAATACAAATAAAAAGTAAATATGAAAGAGattaatcaaagaaaaaaaaaagagactaaTCAAAGGTTTATCGAGTAATAAAATTTACTTAGCCCACCAAAACATAGAGACTAATGATAAATATCACTAGTAAGAATTCTAATTTGTAcgacatttgatattttttttgggGTCATCCTTGATGTCAAAATTTGTCTACAAAAGTGTAGCTTTTTTTACTATTTCGGTGCATATTGATGAATAGCTGACTTAGATAAAATTAAGTGATCTAATAAccatgaattatttttttaatagtcCTGTAGCTTTTTAggtaaattatcttttttttatttctctgaATAATTTTATAGTGTTTCGATCTATCATGATCAACAATCATAAAAATAACTATCAAGACAGATCATTTGACACATTTAAGAGATGAAAATATTGAGAGAAAAGAAAAGTATTTTTAAGTTGAAATTGTAATAAATTCTGATAATTTGCTTATGGCTTCTTCAATAAATATGGTGAAATTCGCGAGAAAAACAAGTAAtcgaatcatcatcatcatttatgaATTATTTCGCGGCGGGTCAGCAATCGACAGCTAAATCGATGTCCTCTTATGAATGTGTACATTCCCGGTGGGCCTCACGACACATTAAATCAAGATTTGGTGCCATGTGgttggcgatggcagctgcagctcccAATCAATCGGGTCGGCAGCTACGCGATCGCCTGATGGAATGGTTAGTGCGTGAGCATCATTTCTGGGTCCCACTGGAGTCGAAACATCACGGGCGACCTCCTCCGTGATTGCCGACCCTTGTGGGGCCCGAGCCCCAACATGCAGTCAGTCTGCCACCAACCCAATCCACCTAATCCTTTATTATTAACACGTCATCGATAAGCTTGTCTTCTTACAACAAACACATTTGTGAACAGCAGCAACCTCCACCAATCAAATAAAGCGAATCAACGGGGCTGTGGTAAAGAATCGGGGCCGTCCGATCCCATCATCATTCACGACGGCACCTGGATCGCCGGAATCTGAGCCGTCGGTTCTTGAGGTCGAACTCCCACATGTGCTCCTGCTGCAGGATGTTGCCGATGGTGGACACGCCCGGCCACGGCGCCACCGCGATCCCCAGGCACTTCACCCCGTCCGCCACGTCGATCACGTAGCTCTTCGCTGGCGGCTCCAGCGCCGCCGACCCGGCCAGGTGGACCACCATTCGCGGCAGCTTGCGCTGTCCGCCCGCGGCTGTCCAGTTGTAGCAGTAGTCGAAGGGGTCCACGCTCACCCTGGGGATCCCCTCCAGTCGCCGGCTCAGCGCCGACGCCACCGCCCGGTACGCCGGCTCCGCTAACACTGTCAGGCTCGTCCCGGAGTCGAGGATGGCTCCGCCGCCCGCGCCGACGTCCCATACGATCCTCGGGATAGCCAGCAGCTCCCCGTCCACGGAGATGCCGTCGACGCCGACGGTGTAGAAGGGTTCGAGGTCGAGGACGAGCGCCGTCTCGCGGGGAGGCGGCGAGGGGAGGGCGGCCGCGTTGGGACCGAAGGTGAGGAAGCTGGAGGCGTTACGGGGGCTGAGGTGGTCCACGAGGCAGTAGGAGAAGCGGCCCTTGAAGCGAGCGGTGGCGCGCCCCGCGAAGGAGATGTCGCTGTAGCCGAGGCCCAGAACACCGTCCGCGGCCCAGAAGCTGGACCCCGCGGAGGTGGACGTGCAGCCCACCACCAACCCCCGCAGCTTCGCGCGCCGGCCGTTGGATAGGATGATGGTCGCCTTCTCGTTCGCGAAGACGCCCTGGGCCGTCGATCCGTCCGAGTACCTGCGACGGCCATCATCGCATCAAATTAATCGCCCCACACCTTCGCCTTGCATGCAAATGGATCATCGCGCATTGATTGCCATATTAAAAGCCTGGATTCCAAGCGTACGGCTCTTAAATTTGAGATCACTCCTCCTTTCACGGTGTGAAGCACAAATTAAACGCTGATGAGAAGCAAGTAATGTGCGGATTCTTAAACATTCCGCTGCGTCAGACATGATAAATGATGCTCGAAAAACCAGTATAAAATGCAGCATCAAGGAAAGACGAAGCACGAGTCATCGAAACTAAAACTTGGCTCCTAATCCTTGCGGCATTCATGAGCCCTGGCTAACGTCTGCCTACCACAGCTCGCGATGGTTGTCAGGACCCCGTACAATCTCCTTTTTCCAGTAGCCAAAATCCCAAGAAATCCCTACACAGCCAGCTCAGGGTTGCCCCACTGATAAACTAGACGACAATGAATGCAATAAAAAGAAGTTCTTGTCTTTGCCATTTAGGAAGCTGTAGTTTCTTCCTCTCATCTCAGTCTCGTGTTCTGGGAAAGAACCTCCAATCCGATCCCGTTTTCTATGTTCTTACATCCGAATGCTACTACAACGCATAAACTATGTTGGGAAAAGAAGAATAATAACTGCATGATTCGATTCACGTaggaagagaagatgcaaattgtTTAAAGACGGTAGATCGGAGGATCCAATGGTACGTTACCCGTAGTCGTAAGCACATGGGCTCGCCGGCGTCGGGCACGTAGTCAACGAGAAGGGTAGCGAAGTCTTGCACATGTCCGACGAGCACGGGATGGGCTTGAAGGAGGAGGACACGTCGGAGCGGAAGTCGCGGGTCCCGTTGCCGCCGCCGCGGCACCCAGGCGGGCGCAGCCGGCACTTGACCCACGTGAGGTCGCTCCCCGTATCCATTACCAGCAGGAACCGCTGCGCCGGCGTGCCGAGGAGGAACCGCACGAAGTACTGTCCCGTGCCTGAGTACGCGCCGGACTTGAGAGGCATTTTGAAGGAGTCCGCCGCCGGTGCCGGCACGGACGACCCGTTCTTGGAGGGCGGCGAGACGTCGCACGCCCTCCGCCGGTGGCGGCCCCGCTGGATCCGGTCGTGGATCATCCGCTGCCGGAGCCGGTCGCTGCGGAAGAGCTCCTGCACGTGTTCCAGCCGGGAGCCGCCGCTCGGTGCGGGGTGGCGGACGAGCTCGAGGCGGACGGGACTCGAATGCTCTCCAGCGGCTGCGATGAGGAAGCCATGatagcagaggaggaggaggaggagaaggaggagaagcTGAGGAGGCATTGGAGTTTTGGCGCCTCCAGCTCGTGATCAAGAATGCCCAAGTACAGGAAGATGGTAGAATAGATACCGATATATGGGGCCAGTGTACAGCAGCTAGAGAAGCTCCACCAATttaccctctccctctctctccccaCACGCACTTGACTTGCCTTCTTCGGGCCTGTCAACTTCGCTCCCTAGAGCTTTATCTACCGTGATCCAATCTGTATATATGAAGCCTGTCGTTGAAGAAAGTGCCGCAATTTTTTGTCTTCTGAAGCTTCTTTGTGCTTGGAAGTTAGGACTTCGTAAACCATGCTTGGAAGAATAAACAACAGAGTTGTTATATTCACTCCTCAAGTTctgtcgcctctctctctctttacctGCGGTACTTTTCAATGCGACTGGGATTCACCCGAGGAGACGGCGGTGTGCGTTTAGCACTATGCATCAGTAAAAGGGCGACGCGCTCGCCTGACCCACGTGATGATTGGGGAGTGGAATTCTAAACCACACAATAAAAGAGATATAATGGGAAGAGGGGGAAGTGTGACGTGATGCGCAGCACAATAATGGCTACAGTGGCGGGCAGCATTAAACCGATCATGCTTCACATCGCGACGGCGATACATGGTTTCGCTTCACGGCGATTGCGTGTGGACGGAGGGCTTGATGAGTGCACGCCTTCTTAATCACCATCTTCCCTGTGGAAACGCATTAAGACATGACGGCCTCCATTGCCACGTCGTTTCCATATCTTTCGTGAACCCCACTTGCTGCTGGTTTATCGTGGCttcgatcatcatcatcatcatcgtccaaTGTGATCCGAATCGAACTACAGTTCCGACATCGTCCCAGTTCACGGTTCCTCTCTGCCGCTGTGTCTGTGTGCATGTCATTAATACTCCTTGTGATGCAGAATCAGGTCAAACCTGGAACCTAAGCCACTTGCGTTTTGTTTAGGGGGCGTATAATTATTACCGCGAGGGGTTTGCATAGAAGGTACGGCGGACACGGTTGTGTTTGACCAGCGGGTGGGTGGTAGCACAGCTCCATAGCTGGCGAGCAGTAATGTGGCCCGGGTTCATCAAGTCTACCCTCACATGGGAGGAAGGCGGAGAACGGTGTCGATTCCACCCCGCTACGGCGTCGCAGGGGCCGCACGATAGCTGAGATGTGTGTGGTACAGCCATGGCGCGCGGGGCCCGCCCGTGTTGCTGGCCTGGGGCGGTGGTCATCGCCGCACTTCGTGGGGCGCCCCTGTGGTGCAGCGATGTCACCGCTGTGGCTGAGTTGGGTCGCTGTTGCCGAACGGAAGTCCGAAGTCCAAAGTGAGGATCGACGTCGGCTTTGGCCAGTCTTCTACGCAAGGCGAAGAATGACTTGACCATTTGTTCTCTTAATCTGTTGGTCTGTCATCGTCTTGCTTCGAACCAAAATCTAGGATTTGGATCCTCGACCAGATCATCTTTTCGGATCTCGGATCCTACATGATGGCATTCGAGGATCCAAATGCAGTTAAATTCCGTGGAAGTTGGTCGTTGGCTTCGGCCAATTTAACGCCACACCAAACCGGATGGCGCATTGATGAGGCAGTATCGGTTTGTGTGAGTTCGAAGAGGCGGACAGTGCGCGTGTTTACCGCTTCGCCACTTGCCATCTCGACGCAACGTTGGTGCGGAGACGACCAGGATGGCCCCACCACTGACGCACTTGGTATGATCTTAAATGGGATGGAGACGGGCCGTGCCATCTGCCTCCTGTGCTTCCTGGGCTTGCTCGGGCAATCGGAGACGGAAGCAAATTCGCTCCATGGACACGTACACGTACACGTACACGTACACGTACACGTACACGTACACGTACACGTACGTACCACTGCAGACACCGAGGCATGGTACCGGAGAGTTATATGTTGGGCTGGCAGAATCGGGCCCTTCACCAGTCACATCTCGGCCCCAATTTCGCCGAACGGCAAGAACAATTCTTGAAAACCCTACGAGCCGGGAGGGTTTCTGTTACGGTTTGAAGAACCGAAACGAAGTCCCCTCCTCTTCGTCCTCCTCGGGGTCTCTTTCGCCGTCGCCAAGAACCAACACAAGAGGAAGGAGACATCTCCTCCCCGCCCACGATGGTCAGCCAAGACGCCCTCAACCTTGCCGTCAGCCTCATGACCGCCCACTTCGGCGATCTTGTCGCCGTAAGCCCTCCCTCCCCGTCGCTTCAATTCATcccccttcttcctctcttcgtCTTCTCACACCCATCTCTATCTGTCTGGTCTGATCGGTGCAGAAGGTGTGCGGTTGCCTCCTGCAGGGAGGAACCCTCTCGCTCCAAGAAATCGTCCGCTGCACCGAGCTCTCCAACTCCCAGGTGAAGAATGGCCTCCTCGTCCTCATCCAGCACAACTGCGTCCAGGCATTCTCCGTTCCCAAGCAAGGTGACCGCTACTTTTCCCTTccctctcccttctcctcctcctccaacttATTATATCAGAGATGATTCTCGGTCTTTGTTCTGATTCCTCGGCAGCGGGGGCGGGAGGGGCGACCAAGTCGCTGACGCAGTACATGGCGCTCTTTGACAACATCCTCCACCGGATGCGTTTCACCAAGTTCTTGGCCATCGTCAGGGACGATCTTGGCCCTCAGGTCAGCTTTTTCTTGTCCCTGCTGTCATCAGATTGAATCTATACTTTATGTTTGATCCGTGTACATGCGGATTTCTTGGCCGATGGATGAATTGCTACTACTGAACTGTTTTACTGCATTATTACGCTAACCTCAAATGGTTTCCGAAATTAAAATTCTTTGTCCCTGTTTAGACTATTATATGCATCGCTTATTAGTCCAGTCCTCATTTTATTTGTGCGTATGAATCCTCACTGGTTTGTGGAGGCCGTTGTTTATTGGATTAAATTTTTGTGCAACACAGATGAATCAggcattcatttcaataaatggaAGTGACACTCCTTTTATGTACTTCTTGTAGTGTGAAACTCTTCTTGAGGGTTTGTTGCAACATGGTAGGCTGACTTTTGATCAGCTTGTGGTACGAGCAACTTCAAAACAATCGGAAGGTAGGGTAACTATCTCCACTGATGTTCATTACTTCTTATCTTTTGATAGGtagttattatttttatgttgAAAATTTGCTGGAACCAAATTGGCATTCAGTTTGGTGAATATTTAAATTGTGATGTATCCTCCACAGACAGTTCAAGTATTCGGGATGTTTTGCGAAAGAACTTGGAAAGACTTGTACATGGACAATATGTTGAACGTTGTCCAAGGCCTGAACCCTTCATTGCACCTACTTCAGAAGAAGGAACTGCTTCGGCTAGAAGACGCAGTGCTAAGATAAGTTGAAAGTGTAAACTGTTTCATATCTGCATCTATCGAGCCTTGTGTTATGACTTTGATATGAAATCAAAATTAATGTCCTGTTTAGACTACTTCCAGTTCTATATCTTGCTAATTAGAGGGTATATCTTTTCAATTCCTAGATAATATGAAGACTTGACATGGAGGAAcaattgttttatatatatatatatatatatatatatatatatatatatatatatatatatatacatatattttgcAGTATTTGGTGATGGTTGGTGGTCTTTTTGAGAGGAGAAATAGGGAATAACTTGATTTTTTTCAAAAGTGGAGGTATTTTTGAGTGGTTAAGCAATATAGTTTATTTGGCTAAATGGCGTGAGAGTTATTGAATCTTAAAGAAATGACTATGATTGAAATCTAGACATCAGTGTTGATGTTAAACTATGGCAAGTCATATCAATAACATACGATCTAAATAGCTCAAGTGTACTCAATCCGCAATTAACCTGATGGTTTCTTTACATTTGATCTTGATTAGTTTACATGGAACGGGACACATTTGCATTGTACCTAGCTTTGAAGAACTGTCCTATGCCTATTGTGGAGTAATCTCTATGTTCAAACCTTCACGAATGGACGGAAGGATCAAAATTAGTAGTATGTTGCGAGTTTTTGTTTAAGGTCACACAAACTTTCTGTTCCAGTTTTAaattctgcatatgttcaaaataTCTGACACATTACTTTTATGAACTCTTGGCGCTACATTTGGTCTTCTTCAGGAACGTTGTATGGGAATTCTAAGCAATCATTAGATGTAGAATTTTAAAAGTTTGACTATGGTTGAGAAAGTAGTGTATGCTAATTTGAGAGGCACTGCAAAAGTATATATCACTTTGATGTGGAGGAACTCATCATGAttctaattttataatttttaggaCTATATCAACCTAACCACTAGTATTTTCTCTTAAATTATCACCGGAAGTATAGTTTTTATGCTTCTATGTCACTTTTCTAACTCTTCTTTTGCTTTTTGTGTCTCAcaactttctttttattttttgttaaagTGGCTGCAAAAGAGTACATAACTTAATGTGGAAGATGCTATGGTTATGTCAAGTCATGGAGCTTCTAGTTTcaacattttcaacattttttagGACATTTTCAGTCTAACCACTATTATTTTCTCTTCATGTTTCAGTGGAATTTAAGATTTTGTTGTTAATATGGCTTCATATCACTTTTCCAAGGTGTCCGCCTCATTTTTTTGACTTTTCGTTGTTTTATGTTCAGTCATTTTATGGTTTTTGTGACTACTTATGAACCTTTCTGATTCTATCCTTAATGTATATGGATGGGCCTCTAATTGTCCTGACACTAGTTGAGTGTTGTTATTTATTTTGTTGGAGTGTGGTTTTACAGACTGAAAGATCTATATTCTTTCTTGATTGGGTTTCCTTGTTGAAGACCATGTTGATTGTTTGTAGTATCAGATCTTTTTGGTTTAAAAAGTCTGTAATGCTTGCATCTGTATTTGATTATGGTGAAACAGGAACCTTATATGTCTAGTTCATTTTGTTTTACAGTCTAAGGAAGAAACATATTCTCTTGAGCAACAAGCTATGATAGCTGCAGCACTCAGCCATGCTGAAAGATTTTCTGTAATTACAGATAGTGGACGTGAGAGTTCAGATGTAAAAGATGCAGATAAACAGGATGTCTCAGTTGGTGATAAGGTTGACTCTTCTAGCAAATTCGTGTGCCTTTTAGTATCGATTGACTGAAAAATTATTTGACCATCTTGTTTGGACATTAATAATCCCTTCCCATGGACGGTTTTTTATTGTCTTGAGATATCGTATTGTGTAATATTTGTACTTTACTAATAGGCAATAAGTACTTACGCTCACATTGTTTCTGCTGCTCATGTATGTGCATTTCGATAATGAGAAAAAATCCTGATTAAAGAACATGAAAATGTGATGAAAGCCTTGCTAAATCTCTCATGATGATGCATTTTGacattattgattttttattCATGTGTTAGGAAGTTGGAAGTTTGTTCATAATCTATTTGTAACTTCATGCCAGCTTATGCAATGCAAATGGACTTTATATAGTTACATGATGACTTTCTT
The window above is part of the Musa acuminata AAA Group cultivar baxijiao chromosome BXJ2-6, Cavendish_Baxijiao_AAA, whole genome shotgun sequence genome. Proteins encoded here:
- the LOC135615463 gene encoding aspartic proteinase NANA, chloroplast-like, whose protein sequence is MPPQLLLLLLLLLLCYHGFLIAAAGEHSSPVRLELVRHPAPSGGSRLEHVQELFRSDRLRQRMIHDRIQRGRHRRRACDVSPPSKNGSSVPAPAADSFKMPLKSGAYSGTGQYFVRFLLGTPAQRFLLVMDTGSDLTWVKCRLRPPGCRGGGNGTRDFRSDVSSSFKPIPCSSDMCKTSLPFSLTTCPTPASPCAYDYGYSDGSTAQGVFANEKATIILSNGRRAKLRGLVVGCTSTSAGSSFWAADGVLGLGYSDISFAGRATARFKGRFSYCLVDHLSPRNASSFLTFGPNAAALPSPPPRETALVLDLEPFYTVGVDGISVDGELLAIPRIVWDVGAGGGAILDSGTSLTVLAEPAYRAVASALSRRLEGIPRVSVDPFDYCYNWTAAGGQRKLPRMVVHLAGSAALEPPAKSYVIDVADGVKCLGIAVAPWPGVSTIGNILQQEHMWEFDLKNRRLRFRRSRCRRE